One genomic region from Ovis canadensis isolate MfBH-ARS-UI-01 breed Bighorn chromosome 24, ARS-UI_OviCan_v2, whole genome shotgun sequence encodes:
- the CCL24 gene encoding C-C motif chemokine 24 isoform X2 — MAGPVTLATSLLLLALCITPTDSVILPSSCCITFISKKISERRVISYQLTNRSICPQAGVIFTTRKGQKFCGNPKLPWVQKYMKNLDAKQKKASTGTRAMSTTAPFWRHPANSTFI, encoded by the exons ATGGCAGGGCCCGTGACCCTGGCAACCAGCCTCCTGCTCTTGGCCCTGTGCATCACCCCTACAG ACTCCGTGATACTCCCCTCTTCCTGTTGCATTACCTTCATTTCCAAGAAAATTTCTGAGAGACGAGTGATTAGCTACCAGCTTACCAACAGGAGCATCTGCCCCCAGGCAGGAGTGAT CTTCACCACCCGGAAGGGCCAGAAGTTCTGTGGCAACCCCAAGTTGCCGTGGGTCCAGAAGTACATGAAGAACTTGGATGCCAAGCAGAAGAAAGCCTCCACTGGGACCAGGGCGATGAGCACTACAGCCCCCTTCTGGAGACACCCGGCCAACAGCACCTTCATCTaa
- the CCL24 gene encoding C-C motif chemokine 24 isoform X1 has protein sequence MGIIKDQDMAGPVTLATSLLLLALCITPTDSVILPSSCCITFISKKISERRVISYQLTNRSICPQAGVIFTTRKGQKFCGNPKLPWVQKYMKNLDAKQKKASTGTRAMSTTAPFWRHPANSTFI, from the exons atgggaataataaaggATCAG GACATGGCAGGGCCCGTGACCCTGGCAACCAGCCTCCTGCTCTTGGCCCTGTGCATCACCCCTACAG ACTCCGTGATACTCCCCTCTTCCTGTTGCATTACCTTCATTTCCAAGAAAATTTCTGAGAGACGAGTGATTAGCTACCAGCTTACCAACAGGAGCATCTGCCCCCAGGCAGGAGTGAT CTTCACCACCCGGAAGGGCCAGAAGTTCTGTGGCAACCCCAAGTTGCCGTGGGTCCAGAAGTACATGAAGAACTTGGATGCCAAGCAGAAGAAAGCCTCCACTGGGACCAGGGCGATGAGCACTACAGCCCCCTTCTGGAGACACCCGGCCAACAGCACCTTCATCTaa